In Pochonia chlamydosporia 170 chromosome 3, whole genome shotgun sequence, the following are encoded in one genomic region:
- a CDS encoding dienelactone hydrolase family protein (similar to Metarhizium acridum CQMa 102 XP_007809273.1), whose translation MLIKESHVDVPTSANGKDSSMRMPLLADDTLDLVICSHHDLQQAFLYTIRPLPATQRRAFPQSASSAKFIKACHHHHHRFYSKADTSHSYGTRRTLCTPNSRSRLHRCRTIFIPRLCWAGAVKTLESYDADSHATVDYLLSLPTCTGLIGSTGMCLGGHLAVRAALDPRITACVSYFATDIHCRTLGPYTEANSSSSAPANSNHTVDLFSKLKGELSMIFGIKDTHVPDQGRDLIRAKLREADCVFSFHEFAWAQHAFIRDELSKGRYDPAVTKICFEILLELFGRVLKTDLGERDGTVAPPEHVC comes from the exons ATGCTCATCAAGGAATCTCACGTCGACGTGCCCACGtctgccaatggcaaggacAGCTCAATGCGTATGCCCCTCCTCGCTGATGACACACTTGACCTCGTTATCTGCTCACACCATGACTTACAACAGGCATTTTTGTATACCATCCGACCATTGCCGGCTACCCAAAGGC GCGCTTTCCCGCAGTCTGCGTCTTCAGCGAAATTTATCAAGGcatgccaccatcaccaccaccgatTCTACTCCAAAGCTGACACAAGCCACAGTTACGGGACCCGTCGCACGCTTTGCACGCCAAATAGCCGGTCAAGGCTACATCGTTGCCGCACCATCTTCATACCACGACTTTGTTGGGCCGGAGCCGTTAAA ACTCTTGAATCTTATGATGCCGATTCTCATGCGACGGTCGACTATCTGCTCTCCCTCCCAACTTGCACTGGCCTGATTGGGTCTACGGGCATGTGCCTTGGCGGCCATCTCGCCGTTCGAGCGGCC CTTGATCCCCGCATCACCGCCTGCGTATCCTACTTTGCCACGGATATCCATTGCCGCACACTTGGGCCCTACACTGAGGCCAactcgtcgtcttccgccCCCGCCAACTCGAATCACACTGTTGATCTCTTTTCCAAACTCAAGGGAGAATTATCCATGATCTTTGGTATCAAGGATACCCACGTCCCCGACCAAGGTCGCGACTTGATCCGCGCTAAACTCCGCGAGGCAGACTGTGTCTTTAGCTTTCACGAATTCGCATGGGCACAACACGCCTTCATCCGAGATGAGCTGAGCAAGGGGCGGTATGACCCGGCGGTTACAAAAATTTGCTTCGAGATTTTGCTGGAGCTGTTTGGGCGGGTATTGAAGACGGACTTGGGTGAGAGGGATGGAACCGTTGCGCCACCAGAGCATGTTTGCTAG
- a CDS encoding protein sey1 (similar to Aspergillus terreus NIH2624 XP_001210503.1), with protein MNGHFSAVGDQPAGGSYEHGVQVIDEDKEFNENLNNYLQTTNVADSGFNYHLISVFGSQSTGKSTLLNNLFGTEFSVMSETERRQTTKGIWMSKNKREESAGAKMADNILVMDVEGTDGRERGEDQDFERKSALFALATSEVLIVNIWEHQVGLYQGANMGLLKTVFEVNLQLFLKDKQSTPRSLLFFVIRDHLGTTPLSNLRTTLIQDLTKIWSTISKPQGLEGSRIEDYFDFGFAALPHKILQADKFVSEVSKLGSRFTTGHKGNKGADHELEGGVFLPEYHRRIPADGFSVYAEGIWDQIVHNKDLDLPTQQELLAQFRCDEISREVLVAFDLIVAPLEEQQGEAVKLGKILVLPDLGGVGNQARGKLLSAFESQASRYHKGVYTRKRQELEAKVDARLKALYVGQLTAAHKAGVAAFSDAVSNKVKAGQKAGGGYEFAEIVASEKKKTLDIFRTEAQGLAIQGLPWTNFKPQYQLFEADLDEVSGKLRKEEMRRLATRVERWVKSRLGEAIGLEFNKLGSGRGGTGAPETGDQPSEKDLWDRVWNVFTGIVKEAESRFADRAKSFDASDDEAEVGMWRLRRKSWVGLREKIDEEVMEGNILLKLRENFEDKFRYDEAGVPRIWRPTDDIEGIYTKARESTLTLIPLLSRFRLSTTYAPPDLVSFIGGQPTGVEVGDEEDLTPIGGVDEEEGKSLEEEMTVLSESKRQDLVVRFKKTADGVYVEAKRSAIGGVAQVPWYFYALLVALGWNEIFMVLRNPFLFIFLLMLAGGTYVAYTLNLLGPMMQMSNAAVNQGIDIAKQQLREFIANSETARQALNVPASPPAYSERESISMDTLDGQGRKASPANEDMDDI; from the exons ATGAACGGCCACTTTTCTGCCGTGGGCGACCAGCCTGCTGGCGGAAGCTACGAGCATGGCGTCCAAGTTATTGACGAGGATAAGGAATTCAA TGAGAACCTCAACAACTACCTGCAGACCACGAATGTCGCCGATTCGGGATTCAATTACCACCTGATATCTGTATTCGGTTCCCAGTCCACCGGCAAGTCGACCCTTTTGAATAACCTCTTCGGCACCGAATTCTCAGTCATGTCCGAGACGGAGCGTCGCCAGACCACAAAGGGCATATGGATGTCCAAGAACAAGCGCGAGGAGAGCGCCGGTGCAAAGATGGCAGACAACATTCTCGTCATGGACGTCGAGGGAACCGATGGTCGCGAACGTGGCGAAGACCAGGATTTCGAGAGAAAAAGCGCCCTCTTCGCCCTGGCGACCAGCGAGgtcctcatcgtcaacatctgGGAGCATCAGGTGGGGTTGTATCAGGGGGCCAACATGGGTCTGCTCAAGACCGTCTTCGAGGTCAACCTGCAGCTATTTCTCAAGGACAAACA GTCAACGCCGCGATCCCTGCTCTTCTTCGTTATCCGAGACCATCTCGGCACGACGCCGTTGTCCAACCTCCGCACTACGTTGATCCAAGATCTTACCAAGATTTGGTCGACAATCTCCAAACCCCAGGGTCTCGAAGGCTCGAGAATCGAAGACTATTTCGACTTTGGCTTTGCCGCCCTGCCGCACAAGATCCTCCAGGCAGACAAGTTTGTCAGCGAGGTCAGCAAGCTCGGTTCCAGATTCACGACCGGCCACAAGGGCAACAAGGGCGCCGACCACGAGCTCGAGGGCGGCGTCTTCCTACCTGAATACCACCGCCGAATTCCCGCCGATGGCTTCTCCGTGTATGCCGAGGGCATATGGGACCAGATTGTGCACAACAAGGACCTCGATTTGCCCACTCAGCAAGAATTGTTGGCTCAATTTCGGTGCGACGAGATTTCGCGCGAGGTTTTGGTCGCATTTGACCTCATAGTGGCCCCCCTTGAGGAGCAGCAAGGCGAAGCGGTCAAACTAGGCAAGATTCTTGTCCTCCCGgaccttggcggcgttggcaACCAGGCCCGTGGAAAACTGCTCAGCGCATTCGAGTCGCAGGCCAGCCGGTACCACAAGGGCGTGTACACGCGCAAGAGACAAGAGCTGGAGGCCAAGGTCGATGCGAGACTCAAAGCCTTATATGTGGGACAGCTGACCGCGGCGCACAAGGCGGGTGTTGCTGCCTTTAGCGATGCCGTGTCCAACAAAGTCAAGGCCGGGCAAAAGGCGGGCGGCGGGTATGAATTTGCCGAGATTGTCGCCagcgaaaagaagaagacgctggACATATTCAGGACCGAGGCCCAGGGGCTGGCCATTCAGGGGCTTCCATGGACCAACTTCAAGCCGCAGTATCAGCTATTTGAGGCCGACCTCGACGAAGTGAGTGGAAAGCTGCGCAAGGAGGAAATGCGACGGCTTGCGACTAGGGTCGAGCGCTGGGTCAAGTCTCGGCTCGGCGAGGCCATCGGCTTGGAATTCAACAAGCTTGGGTCAGGGCGCGGCGGCACGGGTGCGCCAGAGACGGGCGACCAACCCAGCGAAAAGGACCTCTGGGATCGTGTTTGGAACGTCTTTACCGGCATCGTCAAGGAGGCCGAGAGTCGTTTTGCGGACCGTGCCAAGAGCTTTGACGCCAGTGACGACGAAGCTGAGGTTGGCATGTGGCGCCTGCGCCGCAAGAGCTGGGTTGGCCTTCGTGAGAAGATTGATGAGGAGGTCATGGAAGGCAACATTCTCTTGAAGCTGCGAGAAAACTTTGAGGATAAGTTCCGATACGACGAAGCCGGGGTTCCTCGGATATGGCGGCCGACCGACGACATTGAGGGCATCTACACCAAGGCACGAGAGTCGACCCTCACGCTTATTCCGCTTCTGTCCAGGTTCCGTCTCTCCACAACGTATGCGCCCCCGGATCTGGTGAGCTTTATCGGAGGTCAGCCTACCGGGGTAGAGGTtggtgacgaggaggatCTGACCCCCATTGGCGGcgtggacgaggaggagggcaaGAGCctcgaggaggagatgacGGTTCTGAGCGAGAGCAAGCGCCAGGACTTGGTCGTTCGGTTCAAAAAGACGGCGGACGGCGTTTACGTGGAAGCCAAGCGTAgtgccattggcggcgtAGCCCAGGTCCCTTGGTACTTTTACGCGCTGCTCGTCGCACTGGGATGGAATGAAATCTTTATGG TTTTGCGAAAtcctttcctcttcatcttcctcctcatgCTTGCGGGCGGCACGTATGTGGCGTACACGCTCAACCTGCTTGGTCccatgatgcaaatgagCAACGCTGCCGTGAACCAAGGCATCGACATTGCCAAGCAGCAACTGCGCGAGTTTATCGCCAACTCGGAGACGGCGAGACAGGCTTTGAACGTCCCTGCGTCACCCCCAGCATACAGCGAGCGAGAGAGCATCAGCATGGATACACTTGACGGGCAAGGTAGAAAGGCGTCACCAGCGaatgaggacatggatgatATTTGA
- a CDS encoding mif2/CENP-C like domain-containing protein has protein sequence MARSVKRPRAAPQAFHELGKQGRKTGITLQDRGVRDEHGMQPLDSIFSPHEAKAASSDPDSDDSGSVEMSIASSAGPGPQTLLKNRNSITYPIPKSKSPIKTKLNSPAKRNPHLEHLSSPSRGTLTPVQDATVTRKLDFAAHSNRSKQPSSKRPSNGLRPPRASLHHAEDHEADLPTDPILGGQNDPTMSDMVEQSLQLVNAMHSDNFTAGGFETGLEELPPAEGNDEIPEEPELPSAKPSPAAAPSHEPQRPIKSPMRPMPSIFKGQKRSSLDRVVERDEPEQDHEERQDKRQRTSMPPPPKPAATASRPAAAVPRPKPRVVKPEPKPVKRGRGRPKKSEQRPKPVAADDDDDGDETIMEIQRGPPMPRARGLVSLRNDSGFDAQARAGRRSVQPLQHWRGERGHYWAPEGEEGEEDEDSTAAVLARAGDANGDDSSLSAVREVVRLPEDAPPSRRAPRSKTRTKARSTASIREAVQEDEELEGWEINEGVVTGDIVIWEPGHAVDTPKDHDEVQLTEDQLAISADAIQTQDIPNATFRFAKTLTLPFMGAGVVDLPTGAEKMLKNSRKMHMVFFVHYGKVLVTINQKSFRISAGGTWFVPRGNYYCIVNDYEVPARIFFAQGCEVVQEAPPEE, from the exons ATGGCGCGGAGCGTCAAGCGTCCGCGGGCAGCGCCGCAGGCATTTCACGAGCTCGGAAAGCAGGGTCG GAAAACTGGCATAACACTGCAAGATCGGGGCGTGCGCGACGAACATGGCATGCAACCACTCGATTCCATCTTCTCTCCCCACGAAGCAAAAGCTGCCTCGAGCGACCCTGATTCAGATGACTCGGGAAGCGTTGAAATGAGCATTGCGTCCA GTGCTGGCCCAGGACCCCAGACATTACTTAAAAACCGAAATAGCATCACATATCCCATTCCGAAGAGCAAATCTCCCATCAAAACAAAACTCAACTCCCCCGCCAAACGAAACCCACACCTGGAACACCTTTCGTCGCCATCGCGCGGCACCTTGACACCAGTTCAAGATGCGACAGTCACTCGAAAACTGGACTTTGCCGCCCACTCCAACAGGTCGAAGCAGCCGAGTAGCAAGCGCCCCTCCAACGGCTTGAGACCACCGAGGGCTTCACTACATCATGCAGAGGACCATGAGGCGGATTTGCCTACAGACCCTATCCTGGGCGGCCAGAATGACCCGACAATGTCAGACATGGTCGAGCAGTCTTTGCAGCTGGTAAACGCCATGCACAGTGACAATTTCACCGCGGGCGGCTTTGAGACGGGACTGGAAGAGTTGCCACCAGCAGAAGGGAACGACGAAATCCCAGAGGAACCGGAGCTACCGTCCGCCAAACCGTCACCGGCAGCGGCGCCGTCGCATGAACCACAACGACCGATAAAGTCCCCCATGCGGCCCATGCCATCAATCTTCAAGGGGCAGAAACGGTCGTCACTGGACAGAGTTGTTGAGAGAGACGAGCCTGAACAAGACCACGAGgagagacaagacaagcgACAACGCACAAGTatgccaccgccgccaaaaccagcagccacagcatcCAGACCAGCAGCCGCCGTGCCAAGACCGAAGCCGCGAGTGGTCAAGCCGGAGCCGAAACCAGTCAAACGAGGCCGAGGGCGGCCCAAGAAATCAGAGCAACGACCAAAGCCAGTGGCggcagacgacgatgacgatggcgacgagACAATCATGGAGATACAACGTGGACCGCCCATGCCGAGAGCCAGGGGTTTGGTATCCTTACGAAACGACAGCGGTTTTGACGCGCAGGCGCGGGCAGGGCGACGGTCAGTCCAGCCGTTGCAGCATTGGAGAGGTGAACGTGGTCATTACTGGGCACCggaaggggaagaaggagaagaagatgaggattCCACGGCGGCAGTGCTGGCGAGGGCTGGCGATGCCAACGGCGACGATTCCAGCCTGTCAGCAGTTAGAGAAGTGGTGCGCCTTCCCGAGGAtgcaccaccatcaagaCGAgcaccaagaagcaaaacACGAACCAAGGCCAGGTCAACCGCGTCAATCCGAGAAGCTGtgcaagaagacgaagagcTGGAAGGCTGGGAAATCAACGAGGGCGTCGTCACGGGCGACATTGTCATCTGGGAACCGGGACACGCAGTCGACACCCCCAAGGACCACGACGAGGTGCAGCTCACCGAAGACCAGCTGGCCATCTCGGCGGACGCCATTCAAACGCAGGACATCCCCAACGCTACATTCCGCTTCGCCAAGACCCTCACGCTGCCGTTCATGGGCGCAGGCGTGGTGGACTTGCCCACCGGCGCGGAAAAGATGCTCAAGAACTCGCGCAAGATGCACATGGTGTTTTTTGTTCACTACGGCAAAGTCCTCGTAACGATAAACCAAAAGTCGTTTCGGATATCAGCGGGCGGAACATGGTTTGTGCCACGTG GCAACTATTACTGTATAGTCAACGATTATGAAGTCCCTGCTCGAATATTCTTCGCTCAAGGCTGTGAAGTAGTGCAGGAAGCTCCGCCGGAGGAATAG
- a CDS encoding mitochondrial escape protein 2 (similar to Coccidioides immitis RS XP_001248712.1) has protein sequence MIPRRSLATLASHPTLLRSSNRQFLLGTIPGRRTGDIFLHRSLGCAWESTAVPPTPPATPFPSSPSSEPASSTSANKEQETGHFDVKPNESLFFFENIFPKKLSSLLRYPTETDGDMTALLRRFYSSSSSGGSSLDPMALVKRAIPDDIPLKVTEILPRLKDGGAFVKLEQHPLKPWFSPFRGIKARLVKGTPWLEDLYRFPSSLIKVEFVPPEPGATAEELSEENLYSMFRRYGKIADILPQPFDSKVVPKYAHIGFPRLSDAIMARNCMHGFIVGESKGGGKTGTLLRLSYVKRVKAHSIWNWLTSHPRIVIPILAALLAGASVIIFDPIRTFFIKLHVSHSFRFTESRLYKWFKSQTDNFSFRRNQHMEGLNTVWNHRRDLIEQLRNWLDGSSDTFVVITGPRGSGKIEMVMDQALAGRKNVLLVDCKPIVDASGEAGTIKRLAAAVGFRPVFSWANSMSSMIDLAVQSTTGVKAGFSETLDTQVNKILHTTTGALKEIGLSSRSKHDKDAQLSEDAYLEAHPENRPVIVIDNYLHKNEEMTIVYDKIADWAASLVQNNVAHVIFLTSDSSYSKPLSRAMPDRVFRTLSLGDLEHNVAKRFVTSRLAEDQPESADGPDENGDVAAKRMDLTGLDECIETLGGRLTDLEFLSRRIKAGQTPRQAVDEIVTETATDIVKIFLMGKTIESEKKWSAEQAWYLIKSLADSPSLRYHQVLLSPAFASSTSSNATDGEAALEALVGAELISLKTHQGRPKLISAGKPLHQAAFAVLVRDRVLKAKMDMAIMKEMTKVETKAIDALETELSLLGQLPRQTMETAGRVTYLLEKLDASQRNIDALEKQMVGLKKVLVEEY, from the exons ATGATTCCTAGACGGAGCCTGGCCACGCTGGCCAGCCATCCGACGCTCCTGCGATCCTCGAACAGACAGTTCCTCCTTGGCACCATTCCTGGGCGAAGAACTGGCGATATTTTCCTTCACAGATCTTTAGGTTGTGCGTGGGAAAGCACGGCTGTTCCTCCGACACCCCCTGCTACTCCATTTCCGTCCTCACCTTCGTCTGAGCCAGCGTCATCGACTTCCGCGAATAAGGAACAAGAGACGGGCCATTTCGACGTCAAGCCTAACGAgtctctcttcttctttgaaA ATATATTTCCAAAGAAGCTGAGCTCACTGCTCAGATATCCCACAGAAACAGATGGCGACATGACAGCGTTGCTGCGCCGCTTCTACAGCTCGTCTAGtagcggcggcagcagtCTGGATCCAATGGCACTTGTTAAAAGAGCCATACCTGATGATATACCGTTAAAGGTCACTGAAATTCTGCCCCGGTTAAAGGATGGCGGCGCGTTTGTCAAG CTCGAACAGCACCCGCTGAAACCATGGTTCAGCCCCTTTCGTGGCATCAAGGCTCGTCTCGTCAAAGGTACGCCGTGGCTGGAGGATTTGTATCGATTTCCCTCAAGCTTGATCAAGGTTGAGTTTGTGCCGCCCGAGCCTGGTGCGACCGCCGAAGAGTTGTCGGAAGAGAACCTCTACAGCATGTTTCGCCGCTatggcaagattgccgacATCCTCCCCCAGCCGTTTGACTCCAAGGTCGTGCCAAAGTATGCTCACATTGGGTTCCCCCGATTGAGTGACGCAATCATGGCTCGGAACTGTATGCACGGCTTCATTGTTGGAGAGTCCAAGGGCGGTGGCAAGACGGGCACGCTACTGCGACTGTCCTATGTCAAGAGGGTCAAGGCCCATAGCATATGGAACTGGTTGACGAGCCACCCGCGTATCGTTATTCCCATTCTTGCGGCCCTGCTGGCGGGTGCGTCGGTCATCATTTTTGACCCTATTCGGACCTTCTTTATCAAGCTACATGTGTCGCACTCGTTCAGGTTTACCGAATCTAGGCTGTACAAGTGGTTCAAATCTCAGACGGACAACTTCTCCTTTAGACGAAACCAACATATGGAAGGTCTGAACACGGTGTGGAATCATCGGCGCGATCTGATTGAGCAGCTCCGGAACTGGCTTGACGGCAGCTCGGATACGTTTGTCGTCATCACCGGCCCGAGGGGATCAGGCAAGATTGAAATGGTCATGGATCAAGCCTTGGCTGGACGCAAGAATGTCCTCTTGGTCGACTGCAAGCCCATAGTGGACGCCAGCGGCGAGGCTGGCACTATAAAACGCCTGGCGGCGGCCGTGGGATTCCGACCCGTCTTTTCCTGGGCAAACAGTATGAGCAGTATGATTGATCTGGCTGTGCAGAGCACCACCGGCGTCAAGGCAGGGTTTTCCGAGACTTTGGACACCCAGGTGAACAAGATCCTGCATACTACAACGGGCGCGCTCAAGGAAATTGGTCTGTCGAGCCGATCCAAGCACGACAAGGATGCGCAGCTGTCGGAGGACGCATACCTTGAGGCGCACCCGGAAAACAGACCGGTCATTGTTATCGACAACTATTTGCACAAGAATGAAGAAATGACGATTGTCTATGACAAGATTGCGGACTGGGCAGCCTCTCTGGTTCAGAACAATGTTGCGCACGTAATCTTCCTCACATCGGACTCCTCATACTCGAAGCCGCTGTCACGGGCCATGCCAGACCGCGTCTTCCGAACACTGTCGTTGGGCGACTTGGAACACAATGTGGCCAAGCGTTTCGTCACCAGTCGACTTGCCGAAGACCAGCCCGAGAGTGCGGACGGGCCCGACGAGAATGGAGATGTGGCCGCCAAACGGATGGACTTGACCGGCTTGGATGAATGCATTGAAACTCTTGGCGGGCGTCTGACGGACTTGGAATTTCTGTCAAGACGCATCAAAGCCGGCCAAACGCCACGCCAAGCCGTCGACGAAATCGTCACCGAAACGGCCACGGACATTGTCAAGATCTTCCTCATGGGCAAAACCATAGAGTCGGAGAAGAAGTGGTCTGCGGAACAGGCATGGTACCTGATCAAGTCGCTGGCCGACTCTCCGTCCCTTCGCTACCACCAAGTTCTGCTCTCACCAGCCTTTGCCTCATCCACGTCCAGCAATGCCACCGACGGCGAGGCCGCGCTCGAAGCACTGGTTGGCGCGGAGCTCATTTCCCTGAAGACGCACCAGGGCCGCCCGAAGCTAATCAGCGCCGGCAAACCCCTCCACCAGGCAGCCTTTGCCGTTCTCGTGAGAGACCGCGtgctcaaggccaagatggacatggctATCATGAAGGAAATGACAAAAGTGGAAACCAAGGCCATTGACGCCTTAGAAACAGAGTTGTCCTTGCTGGGTCAGTTGCCCAGACAGACAATGGAGACGGCGGGCAGAGTGACGTACTTGTTGGAAAAGCTGGATGCAAGTCAGCGCAACATTGACGCGCTGGAGAAACAAATGGttgggttgaagaaggttCTGGTGGAAGAGTATTAG
- a CDS encoding ribonuclease H2 subunit A (similar to Metarhizium acridum CQMa 102 XP_007809271.1) — protein MKDDDQSPPGTFIPPSIHREPLLSGSSFTHFSPVPPALLTPTDASDPASLPPLCLGVDEAGRGPVLGPMVYGIFYLPITLSDSLLRTTHHFDDSKVLTAAVRSSLMETLCTKDTDLHDQCGWATSSLSARDISANMLRPVAVYNLNAQAMDATIALIKGAFERGLNIQEIYVDTIGQPATYQAKLQRIFPTTKITVAKKADSLYPCVSAASVCAKVTRDAALEVLYEARREDDAATEGMEWGSGYPSDARCVNWLRKNMHPVFGWGPECRFSWGTAKDMLELKGGVKVDWPMEDDGDSMKVTDFFASGNDKEDELGGWYGTPVGLEAF, from the coding sequence ATGAAAGACGACGATCAGTCACCACCGGGAACCTTCATCCCACCCTCCATCCACCGCGAACCACTGCTCTCCGGCTCCTCATTCACACATTTCTCACCCGTGCCACCGGCCCTACTCACGCCTACTGACGCTTCAGACCCGGCGTCTCTCCCGCCGTTATGCCTTGGCGTCGATGAAGCCGGCCGCGGGCCAGTCCTAGGTCCCATGGTTTACGGGATATTCTACCTCCCCATCACACTGTCCGACTCTCTCCTCCGGACAACACACCACTTTGACGATTCCAAAGTCCTCACAGCGGCAGTCCGATCATCACTCATGGAGACGCTCTGCACCAAAGACACAGACCTCCACGACCAATGTGGCTGGGCGACCTCGTCCCTCTCTGCCCGTGACATCTCAGCAAACATGCTCCGTCCGGTGGCCGTGTACAATCTCAATGCGCAAGCAATGGATGCTACTATTGCTCTTATCAAGGGCGCGTTTGAGAGGGGCCTCAATATTCAAGAGATATATGTCGACACCATCGGTCAGCCGGCAACCTACCAGGCCAAGTTACAACGGATATTTCCCACGACAAAGATTACCGTGGCCAAAAAGGCAGATAGCTTGTATCCCTGCGTGAGCGCGGCGTCAGTTTGTGCAAAAGTAACGAGAGACGCCGCGCTGGAGGTCTTGTACGAGGCGCGAcgagaagatgatgctgcaaCTGAAGGGATGGAATGGGGCTCAGGGTATCCTTCTGATGCGAGATGCGTAAATTGGCTGAGGAAGAATATGCATCCCGTGTTCGGCTGGGGTCCAGAATGTAGATTCAGTTGGGGCACGGCAAAGGACATGCTCGAGTTGAAGGGTGGTGTCAAGGTAGATTGGCCCATGGAAGACGACGGAGACTCGATGAAGGTGACGGACTTTTTTGCGTCTGGTAATGACAAGGAGGATGAGTTGGGTGGGTGGTATGGTACGCCGGTTGGATTGGAAGCTTTTTGA
- a CDS encoding monocarboxylate transporter (similar to Talaromyces marneffei ATCC 18224 XP_002149174.1) has product MGLIKTLIFSGAAVAVAKEFNKKKQNNEQQNNQQYGPNQSNFGPPQQYQGYGQQGNYQQQGPPPNYYSQPNANQAPRPEKARRLVITLQSTQHHLFHQNALLSTYPTSFESSRSSMATTAVELHEVSQLPVPARASRQQEQEPNSEDDILQASRVADSTVPDGGYGWAVIFGCAVMTWWFVGTSYSWGVIQGALVEKGLSSASTLSYVGSIAIAAISFMAIVNARVVRVIGAQKTGMLGITFVGLSEILSSFAINSVAGLFATSGVLLGLGISLCFITVSVTPAQYFSRKRGLANGIVFAGGGLGGAVTSFALASLIQRVGAEWTYRILGILTLLTGLPAAWLVKERVPPRTGGFVEWALFKDVKFLIIFAAGAIATFPLLVPPFFLPLYSRSVGLSSSTGAGLLAGFNFSSAVGRVLCGLFCDRLGALNTLFLCLALNAVTMLTIWPVSTSLASLALFVIINGAANGGFFSTMPTVVGNVFGSERVSVAMGMVVTGWGGGYLMGAPIAGYLLEAYGGESKGLDAYRPAIFYAGSMALGSAGFVALARFGMNRSLLAKI; this is encoded by the exons ATGGGACTCATCAAGACCCTCATCTTTTCCGGCGCCGCCGTTGCCGTCGCCAAAGAgttcaacaagaagaagcagaacaaCGAACAGCAAAACAACCAACAATATGGGCCAAATCAAAGCAATTTTGGTCCGCCTCAGCAATACCAGGGCTATGGACAACAAGGCAATTATCAACAGCAGGGCCCTCCACCCAACTACTACAGCCAGCCAAATGCGAATCAAGCCCCCCGGCCTGAGAA GGCGCGTCGATTAGTAATTACACTACAGAGCACCCAACATCATCTGTTTCATCAAAATGCACTTCTCTCAACATATCCAACATCATTTGAATCTAGTCGCTCCAGCATGGCAACTACGGCTGTAGAGTTACACGAGGTGTCGCAGCTCCCTGTCCCCGCCAGGGCTTCgagacaacaagaacagGAACCCAACTCGGAAGACGACATTCTCCAAGCTTCGAGAGTAGCCGATTCTACAGTTCCCGATGGCGGCTACGGATGGGCAGTCATATTTGGGTGTGCGGTAATGACTTGGTGG TTTGTTGGCACCAGTTACAGCTGGGGTGTCATTCAAGGCGCCCTCGTCGAAAAGGGCCTCTCCTCAGCCAGCACCCTCTCATACGTGGGCTCTAtcgccattgccgccatctcattcatggccatcgtcaacgcCAGAGTCGTCCGTGTCATTGGCGCCCAGAAGACAGGCATGCTAGGCATCACGTTTGTGGGACTCTCAGAAATCCTGAGCAGCTTCGCCATCAACAGCGTTGCAGGACTGTTTGCCACCAGCGGCGTCTTGCTGGGCTTGGGCATCAGCCTTTGCTTCATCACCGTGTCCGTGACACCGGCCCAGTACTTTAGCCGCAAGCGAGGACTCGCAAATGGCATCGTTTTCGCCGGTGGCGGACTGGGAGGCGCTGTAACGAGCTTCGCGCTGGCTTCGCTGATACAACGCGTTGGTGCTGAGTGGACATATCGCATCTTGGGGATACTCACGCTGCTCACCGGGCTGCCGGCCGCGTGGCTCGTCAAGGAGAGGGTGCCGCCACGAACAGGCGGTTTCGTCGAATG GGCGCTGTTTAAGGACGTCAAGTTCCTCATCATATTCGCTGCCGGCGCCATCGCCACGTTTCCGCTCCTCGTTCCGCCTTTCTTCCTCCCGCTGTACAGCAGATCTGTCGGGCTCTCGTCGTCCACCGGCGCCGGGCTGCTTGCGGGCTTCAACTTTTCATCTGCCGTGGGAAGGGTGCTGTGCGGACTGTTCTGCGATAGGCTTGGCGCATTAAACACCTTGTTTCTGTGCTTGGCCCTCAACGCCGTAACCATGCTGACGATATGGCCCGTATCAACATCCCTGGCATCACTAGCCCTGTTTGTGATTATCAACGGCGCGGCCAACGGgggcttcttctccacaaTGCCAACCGTCGTGGGTAATGTCTTTGGCTCGGAGCGTGTGTCTGTAGCTATGGGAATGGTTGTGACTGGATGGGGTGGCGGCTATCTGATG GGTGCGCCGATTGCCGGCTACTTGCTGGAAGCCTACGGAGGAGAAAGCAAAGGTCTTGATGCCTATCGGCCAGCCATCTTCTACGCCGGTTCCATGGCCCTGGGGTCAGCGGGTTTCGTGGCGTTGGCCCGGTTTGGGATGAACCGATCGCTCCTAGCCAAGATATAA